Proteins encoded by one window of Candidatus Desulfatibia profunda:
- a CDS encoding flagellar protein FlaG has translation MSVAPVKNTKNGMALPAQANLPAQMGMLPKDETAEKPVQEPNPVHLQALAADVQKNLKVMHNVDLQFSVHEASGQTMIVVRDESTGKVIREIPPKEVLNLAAKFDEMIGLLFDGKG, from the coding sequence ATGTCGGTTGCACCTGTAAAAAATACGAAAAACGGGATGGCTCTCCCAGCCCAGGCAAATCTTCCGGCCCAGATGGGTATGCTTCCGAAAGATGAAACGGCTGAAAAGCCGGTTCAGGAGCCGAATCCGGTTCACCTGCAGGCACTGGCTGCCGATGTTCAGAAAAATTTAAAGGTTATGCATAATGTCGATCTGCAATTTTCAGTTCATGAAGCCTCCGGCCAGACAATGATCGTTGTGAGGGATGAATCAACCGGAAAGGTCATCAGAGAGATTCCGCCAAAGGAAGTCTTAAATCTTGCGGCCAAGTTTGACGAAATGATCGGTCTTTTATTCGATGGAAAAGGTTAA